From the genome of Faecalibacterium prausnitzii:
GACCTTGGCTCGGCCTGGGACGCGATGGAAAAGGCAGGCGTGGCGGAATGAGCTTTGCGCCGGTCTACAGCGAGCACAGCCGCGCCCTCATCCTCGGCACCTGGCCCAGCCCGAAAAGCCGCGAGATGGCGTTCTATTACGGCCACCCGCAGAACCGCTTCTGGCCCATGCTGGCCGCGCTGACCGGGGAAGCCGTGCCCGCGCGGGAGGACATCGAGGCCAAAAAGCAGATCATCCTCCGCCATGGTCTGGCGTTGTGGGACACGCTGGAGCGCTGCACCATCACCGGGGCGTCGGATGCGTCCATCCGGGATGTGGTCCCCAACGACATCGCAGGGCTGCTGGAAAAAGCGCCCATCGAGGCGGTGTTCTGCAACGGGGCGACGGCCTATAAAATTTATACCAGATATCTGGAACCCATCAGCGGGATCCCGGCGGTCAAGCTGCCCAGCACCAGCCCCGCCAACGCCGCCTGCCGCCCCGACCAGCTGAAAGAGATCTGGGGGAACGCTTTGGAACGCTGGATCTTGCCTTGAGCGCGAAGCCCGACTGTGCAGGAGCCGCAGGCGACAACGCACAGACCTGCCCGGCCTGCCAAGGGCTCGCCCTATGGGAGAGCTGGCATCGCGGAGCGATGACTGAGAGGGCAAGCCATGAAATCTTGATTTCAAAGCTGTAAATTATTCGTGAAACGCTTGCGTTTTTCCCAAAAGGCTTTATTATGGAATCATACAGGGAGCCGCAGGCTCCCGGACAAGGAGTTCGAAACATGAGCAAGATCATTCGCACCTCAAAGCCCAGCGTTCTGCCGTGGTATGCGGCGGCGCTGGTGTTCGTGGTGCTCTGCGCGGTGCTGCCGGTGTATCAGCTCTGGGCGCTGCTGGTGTCGCTGGGCGGTGCCTGCGCGGCGTTCGGCGCGGCAAAAAAAATCTGCCCGCCCCGCGTGGTGGAACACGAAGTGCCCTTCCACACCGGCGTGGACGATGTGGACGCCATGCTCACCGGGATGCAGAAGCAGCTGGATACCCTCCACGCCCTGAACGAGGCCCTGCCGGACCCGAACCTCTCGGCGGCGATGACCCGGATGGAAAAAGCGGGCCGCTCCATCGTGGAGACGGTGGAGGCCAGCCCCGCCAAGGCCAAACAGGTGCGTCGGTTCGCCAACTACTACCTGCCCGATGCCGTGAACGTGCTGCAGCAGTACGCCAGGCTGGCCCGACAAGGCGTCAAGGGCGAGAACGCCGCTTCCATCCGCGCGGAAGTGGAGCGCAATGCGGCGTCCATTGCCACGGCATTTGAAAACCAGCTCGATGCCCTCTATGCGGCGGAGAGCATGGACCTCTCGGCAGACCTGACCGTGCTGCAGAACATGCTCAAGGGCCAGGGCTTATAACGGAAGACCGGCGCAGGCCGCCGTGCGGCAGGCGCTGTTGGAACTGGAAAGGACGGAATCAACAATGGCTGATAACAATACCCTGAATTTTGACCTCGATGCCCCCGCAGTACCCACTCTGACGCTGGACCCCGCTCCCGCTGCTGCGCCGGTGGAGGAGAAGAAGGAAGCCCCCGCCCCCGCCGCACCGGAAGTCCGGCTGACCCCGGAGGAGCAGGCGATGGTGGATTCTTTCGCAGAAAAGATCGACATCACCAACAGTCAGCAGGTGCTGCAGTACGGCTCCGCCTGCCAGAAAAAGATCGGCGACTTCTCCGAAGCCGCCCTCTCCAAGGTCTCCACCAAAGATCTGGGCGAGGTGGGCGACATGATCACCGACCTCATCGGGGAGCTGAAGAGCTTCGACGCCAACGAAGAACAGCAGAAGGGCATTTTGGGTTTCTTCAAGAAGAAGGGCGACCAGCTGGACAACCTCAAGACCAAGTACAGCAAGGCCGAGACGAATGTGGAGAACATCCAGTCCATGCTGGAGGGCCATCAGGTCCAGCTGCTCAAGGATATCGCGATGCTGGATAAGATGTACGACCTGAATATGGCCTACTTTAAGGAGCTGAGCATGTATATCCTGGCCGGCAAAAAGAAGCTGGCCGAGGTCCGCGCCAACGAGCTGCAGCAGGCCATGGACAAGGCGAAGACCTCCGGCCTGCCCGAAGATGCCCAGGCTGCCCGCGACCTGGCCGACCAGTGCGAGCGCTTTGAAAAGAAGCTCTATGATCTGGAGCTGACCCGGAACATCAGCCTGCAGATGGGCCCGCAGATCCGTCTGCTGCAGAACAACAACACCATGATGGCCGAAAAGATCCAGTCCACCATCGTGAACACCATCCCCCTGTGGAAGAACCAGATGGTGCTGGCACTGGGTCTGGCCCACACCCAGAAGGCCATGCAGGCCGAGCGCGCCGTCACCGACATGACCAACGACCTGCTCAAGAAAAACGCCGAGGCCCTCAAAATGGGCACCATCGAGACGGCCAGGGAGTCCCAGCGCGGCGTGGTCGATATCGAGACGCTGCAGCAGACGAACAAGAGCCTCATCGAGACCCTCGACGAGCTGAACAAGATCCAGAACGAGGGCCGCGCAAAGCGGGTGGCGGCTGAGCAGGAGCTGACCCGCATCGAGGACGAACTCAAGACCAAGATGATGGAGATCCGGAGCTAAAATGGCGAACGCAGATTTTTCCCAGAATCAGAATCCCAACCCCGGCGGCTTTGACGCAGGCAGCTACCGCGAGGCGGCACCGAAGACCGAAACGGCCCGCCTGACCCCGGCACAGCAGAAGCTGGCCGGGCTGGAAGCGGCCCTTCCGGCGGCGCTGCGCACCCAGGGCGCGGCCCTTGCGCTGAGCGTGGTGGTCATGCTGGCGGCATTCTTCGGCTTTGGCGGGGCCAAGCTCAAGGCCAAGGCCAACGAAGCCGCCAAGTGGTACACCGTCGGTGTTTCAGCCGATGGCGGCTACACCCTGAGCGAAGAGCTGACCACCCGCGCCAACACGGCGGCGAACATCCTCACCACCGGTGTCAATACGCTGGGGGCCGACAATACCGAGGTGCTGGCGGCGCAGGACGCGCTGAGCGATTTCAACGCCTGCCTGGAAGCCGTGCAGAACGGCGGAAAAAAACAGTCCCTGACGGCGCTGCCCTATTATCAGGGCAGCACGATGCAGGCACTCTATCAGGCCGATGCGGCGCTGGGCGCGGCCATCGACCAGCTCTACGCAAAATTGCAGGAGCAGGCCGCCGACCCCATGAAGATGGGCGCGGTGCAGGGCCAGTACGGTCAGTTCAACAGCGCGGCTACCATCATAGGCAACCTGACCTATAACGAAAAGGTCTACGCGTATCAGAAGGACACCGGCGGCTTCCCGGCCAGTGTGCTGAAAAGCCTGTTCGGCGTCAAGGAGGTGGAACCTTTCGCATGAAAACGATGAAACGATTTGCTTCCCGGCTGTGTGCTGTGCTGCTGGTCCTGACGGTCGGCGTTACGGCGCTGGTGCCCGCTGCCTTTGCGGCCAAGGCCCAGCTGCCCAGCCTGCCCAGCGACCAGTGCGTCGTGGACGATGCCAATGTCCTGAGCGACAGCACCACCACGACGATCGAGAACCTCAACGCCCAGCTGACCGAACAGTGCAGCGGGGCACAGATCGGCGTACTGACCGTGGAGTACACGGGCAGCGTCTCCACCGAGGACTACGCCGTGCAGGCCGCCAACGCCTGGGGGCTGGGCAGCTCCAGCAACAACAACGGTGTGCTCATCCTTCTGGTGATGCAGTCCCAGCAGTATGCGGACGGCGACTATTATCTGGCGACAGGCGACGGCTTCCGCAACACAACGCTGGAAAAGCAGGCCAGCGCCATTGCGCAGACCATGGAGGACAGCTTTGCGGCGGGCGACTATGACGCCGCCGTGACCACCTGTGCCCAGAATGTGGCCAGCACCATTGCCGACATCTACGGCGTGACCCTGAGCGGCACGACCGGCAGCACCGGCACGGTGGGCAATGGCAATACGGGCAGTTACAAGGATCCCTATTACGATGCCCCGGCGGCATCCTATCAATCGCCCTTCGTGACGCTTCTGTCCGTTCTGGTCATCCTGTTTGCCCTGAAGGTAATCTTCAGCGGCATCCGGTATGGCATGGGCGGTGGCTTCGGCCCCTTCTTCGGCTTTGGTCTGGGCTACGGTCTGGGCAGCCGGCGCCGCCGCAGACCTCCGTATGACGACTGGGGCCCCGGCGGCCCGCGCGGCCCCAGAGGCCCCCGCCCGCCCCGTCCGCCGCGCGGCGGCGGGCCGCGTCCTCCCCGTGGGGGCGGCGGCTTCGGCGGTGGTTCCTTTGGTGGCGGCATGGGCGGCGGACGTTCCGGCGGCAGTTTTGGCGGCGGGAGCTTCCACGCAGGCGGCGGCTCGTTCCATGGCGGCGGCGGTGGCCGCGGCAGATAAGCAAAAAAATGGCTGTGCAGCCGGGCTGCACAGCCATTTTTCGTTCGGTTGAGATTACTTGGTGCCGTAGATACGGTCGCCTGCGTCACCCAGGCCGGGCACGATGTAACCGTTCTCGTTCAGGTGGTCGTCCTTGGCACCCAGATAGATATCGACATCGGGGTGTGCCTTGTGCAGGGCCTCAATGCCTTCCGGAGCAGCGATCAGGCCGATGAACTTGATCCGCTTTGCGCCGTGCTTCTTGATCTGGCTGATGGCGTCGATGGCGCTGCCGCCGGTGGCCAGCATCGGGTCCAGGACCAGGACGTCGCGCTCGGCGATATCCTGGGGCAGCTTGCAGAAGTACTCCACGGGCTGCAGGGTGGTCTCGTCGCGGTACAGGCCGATGAAGCCGACCTTTGCGGCGGGCAGCAGGGTCAGCATACCGTCCAGCATACCCATGCCTGCGCGCAGGATGGGCACCAGAGCCAGCTTGCGGCCAGCCAGGACCTTGGTCTTTGCCATGGTGATGGGCGTCTCGATCTCGACCTCTTCCAGAGGCAGGTCACGGGTGGCTTCGTAGCACAGCAGGGTCGCGATCTCGCCAACGAGGTCACGGAACTCCTTGGTGCCGGTCTGCTTGTTGCGAAGCAGGCTGATCTTGTGCTGCAGCAGGGGATGCTCAACGATCATAGGGGTCATAATAAACGCTCCTTTTTTATTGGATAAAACCTCTCCGTCTCGCCTTCGGCTCGCCAGCGATGACGGAGAGGTCGAACGGACAGGTTTACCGGTTCTCGATCGCCATCAGCTTGGCGATGCGGTTGGCGTGGCGGCCGCCCTCGAACGGGGTGTTCAGGAACAGGTCCACCAGCTGGCAGGCCAGGCCGGGGCCGACGACGCGGCCGCCCATGCACAGGGCATTGGCGTCGTTGTGGCGGCGGGTGTACTCACAGCTGAAGCTGTCGGAGCAGCAGCAGGCGCGGATGCCCTTGACCTTGTTGGCGGCCATGCTGATGCCGACACCGGTGCCGCAGAACAGCAGGGCCTTGCTGCACTGGCCGCTCACAACGGCGTCGCAGGCGGGCAGGGCCATATCGGGATAATCTACGCTGGCGGTGCTGTGGGTGCCGAAGTCGATGTACTCCAGCCCCAGCTCGTCCAGATGAGCCTTGACGGCTTCTTTCAGTTCAAATCCGCCGTGGTCAGCGGCGAGAGCAATGGGTTTTGCCATGGTCTTAGTCCTTTCCATTATCCGTTTTGACGTTCTGGGCGGCTTCGGCGGCAAGGCGCTCGGCGCGTTCCCGCTCGGCCTGGCTCAGCCGGTGGTAATCCGGCAGAAGGGCTTCGGGCAGGACGGCTTCGCCCCGCTCGGCCATCTGCTTTGCCACCAGCGCAACGGCTGCGGCCCGCCCGCCCCGCAGGGCAGGCGGCACACAGAGCACACCCGGAACATTGCTGTATTTATTATAGCACAGAGATGCGCCATCACCAACAAAAAACAGGGGCTTTTTGCAATTTTCTACAAATTGGGCAAGGTCAGCCACGGCGCGGGCGTCATCGTCCAGCAGCCGTGCGTGAGTGGCCAGGTCGAACGCAGCGCTGTATACCTGTGCGCGGCGGGCATCCAGTGCGCAGAGCACGGTGCCCTCGCCGGTGTGGGCTGCGGCCAGCGCTTCCAGCGTCGAGACCGGGGCGCAGAGCGTTTCGCGCGGGAAGGCAAGGCCCTTGACCGCAGCCAGCCCAATGCGCAAGCCGGTGAAGCTGCCGGGGCCGGCATTGACGCCGAACAGGTCGATGTCCTTGCAGGTCAGGCCGCAGAGCCGGAGACAGCCGTCGATGAGGGGCATCAGCGTCTCGCTGTGGGTCATCCCGGCATCCAGATAGCACTCATACAGCAGGCGGTCGCCCTGCATCAAGGCCACGCCGACGGTCTTTCCGGCGGTGTCCACGGCTAAAATGTTCATAGTTCGACCCCCTCGATGGTGATGCGGCGGGTGGTATCGTCCAGCCGCTCGATGTGGATGCGGATCGGGTCTTCCAGCGCCAGCAGGTCGGCGAAGTTCTCGCTCCACTCGGCGGCGACGATGGCCCCCTGATCCAGATAATCGTAGAACCCGGCCGCGCACAGGTCGTTCTCGGTGGAGATGCGGTAGAGGTCAAAATGCGCGAACGGGCGCGGGCCGCGGTAATAGTTCACGATGGCAAAGGTGGGGCTGCTGACCGGGTCGGTGCAGCCAAGGCCCTCGGCCAGGCCCTCGCAGAAAGCGGTCTTGCCTGCGCCGAGACCGCCGGTAAACGCGATGAGGGAGCCGTCCGGCAGGGCAGCGGCCAGCCGCCTGCCCAGTGCCACGGTCTCCTCCCGCGAAGTCGTGATGAATTGAGACATAAGATGCACTCCCATCTGGAGGCTCAATCCGCCCCGGCGGACCGGAGGCGGGACTGAGGGTTTGAAAAAGAGGATGGCAGATTTCTGCCATCCCCCAGTATACTATAAATCGCCTCAAAGTGCAACGCTTACGCGGCCTGCTGCACGGGCGTCTCGTCGGCAGGCTCTTCGATGATGGGCAGGGCCGCATCGGCATCGCCCAGCAGCATGGTGTAGGCCGCCGCCGCATGGGGGCGCTTGCCGCCCTGCGCGGTGTACCAGACGAGGTCATCTGTGCCATAGGTCGCCTGCGCGTGTGCTACGGCCTGCCCGATGCTCTGCCCCAGGATGAGGTAGTTGACCGTGTCCCACAGCATACTGCGGGAGTAAACGGTGTAGACATTGTTGACATAGCCCACCACAGCGGAGGCTCCGCCTGCCAGCAGAGCGTTTGCCATCGAGAGGTCGATGCTGTCGTCCACACCCAGGAACTCGCAGGTCTCGGAGTAGACGAGGGTGTCCTTCAGCTGGCCGAAGCGGTAGGCATTCTTGAAGAAGCCCGCTGTGACGCAGTACCGGCCGTTGATCTTGATGACCCGGTGGGTCAGCAGGTCAAAGCCGTAGAAGAGATCCCGCGTCATGCTGGATTCCTCCGTCAGCAGGATGACCGGTTCGGTGCGCAGCTTCCGGAACAGGCCGCGCGCGTAGGTGTAGTAGGCACCATGGGCGCTCAGGATGCACAGGTCGTACCGGTCCATCCGGCGCAGGTCTGCCACTGTGACCATCGTGTCAATGCGGGTGTTCAGCCCCATGGCCGTCCAGAAGCCTTTCATATAAGAGTAATAAGGATAGCGGGAGCTGTTGACCGTGTTGTCGAAGGCATAGTAGATCATGGCCGAACCAAGATTTCCGCGGGGGGCATTGGACATCTCCTGCAGATCGACCGAGGGCATCTGGGAGAGGGTCACAGCGGCGTTTTCCTCCTCCGGGTCATCCACGAGGATGCCGCCCTGCACACCGCAGCTGTAGGAGAAGCTGACCATGCCGTTCGCTTCGTCTATATAGATCGAGCGCACCGAAACAAGGCCCTGTTCCGCCAGCTGCCGGAGCTGGGCCTGTGCGGCGGCAAAGCGCTCGGCGCGGGAGAGCGCAGCAAAATCGCCGCTGTCCGTCAGGGCCGCAACGGCGCTGTCCGCCTCCTGCATCTGGGCCGCATCCTCGCGGGTCAGGGTGTTGGAAACAGCCAGGTCGTCCGCACCGGCTGCCAGTGCGGCAGTGGGGAAGAGGGCAGCGAGCAAAAAGCTCAATGCGCAGAGCGCAGATAAAAATCGTTGAACGGGTGCTTTCATGCAAAAAGTCCTCCAGAGGGCCTGCCCGTCGGCAGGGCTTCCACGTCCATTGTAGAGGGTCTGTTCTGCTTTGTCAAGGCCGGCCGGCAGGATTTTGCAAAGCTGTCACAGCCGCACGAAAAATCTGTGAAAAATACACCCCGTCTTGCGCAGAATCACGCATTGCTGTATAATACACTAAAATGGGGGAGCAGCGGAAAAAAGCTCCCCCTGCTGGAACACGAAAGGGCGGTGCTTCTTTGGAGAGCATTCAACGATATTTCAAACGAACGGATAAAGTGTACCTGCTGCTGTGCATTTTCAGCAGCGTAATGGCCTGCGTGGCGCTGTCGTCCTGGGCGGCGAAGCAGGGCAATGGATTTGCCGTGGATGAGATCACGGGCCAAATCACCGGCATCGGCGACTACCGCCGCGCACTGGTGCAGGGCGTTTCGGCCCTCGTTGGCATCGCGGTGGCGCTGCTGCTGTCCA
Proteins encoded in this window:
- a CDS encoding DNA-deoxyinosine glycosylase; its protein translation is MSFAPVYSEHSRALILGTWPSPKSREMAFYYGHPQNRFWPMLAALTGEAVPAREDIEAKKQIILRHGLALWDTLERCTITGASDASIRDVVPNDIAGLLEKAPIEAVFCNGATAYKIYTRYLEPISGIPAVKLPSTSPANAACRPDQLKEIWGNALERWILP
- a CDS encoding 5-bromo-4-chloroindolyl phosphate hydrolysis family protein encodes the protein MSKIIRTSKPSVLPWYAAALVFVVLCAVLPVYQLWALLVSLGGACAAFGAAKKICPPRVVEHEVPFHTGVDDVDAMLTGMQKQLDTLHALNEALPDPNLSAAMTRMEKAGRSIVETVEASPAKAKQVRRFANYYLPDAVNVLQQYARLARQGVKGENAASIRAEVERNAASIATAFENQLDALYAAESMDLSADLTVLQNMLKGQGL
- a CDS encoding toxic anion resistance protein, translating into MADNNTLNFDLDAPAVPTLTLDPAPAAAPVEEKKEAPAPAAPEVRLTPEEQAMVDSFAEKIDITNSQQVLQYGSACQKKIGDFSEAALSKVSTKDLGEVGDMITDLIGELKSFDANEEQQKGILGFFKKKGDQLDNLKTKYSKAETNVENIQSMLEGHQVQLLKDIAMLDKMYDLNMAYFKELSMYILAGKKKLAEVRANELQQAMDKAKTSGLPEDAQAARDLADQCERFEKKLYDLELTRNISLQMGPQIRLLQNNNTMMAEKIQSTIVNTIPLWKNQMVLALGLAHTQKAMQAERAVTDMTNDLLKKNAEALKMGTIETARESQRGVVDIETLQQTNKSLIETLDELNKIQNEGRAKRVAAEQELTRIEDELKTKMMEIRS
- a CDS encoding LemA, with product MANADFSQNQNPNPGGFDAGSYREAAPKTETARLTPAQQKLAGLEAALPAALRTQGAALALSVVVMLAAFFGFGGAKLKAKANEAAKWYTVGVSADGGYTLSEELTTRANTAANILTTGVNTLGADNTEVLAAQDALSDFNACLEAVQNGGKKQSLTALPYYQGSTMQALYQADAALGAAIDQLYAKLQEQAADPMKMGAVQGQYGQFNSAATIIGNLTYNEKVYAYQKDTGGFPASVLKSLFGVKEVEPFA
- a CDS encoding TPM domain-containing protein; translation: MKTMKRFASRLCAVLLVLTVGVTALVPAAFAAKAQLPSLPSDQCVVDDANVLSDSTTTTIENLNAQLTEQCSGAQIGVLTVEYTGSVSTEDYAVQAANAWGLGSSSNNNGVLILLVMQSQQYADGDYYLATGDGFRNTTLEKQASAIAQTMEDSFAAGDYDAAVTTCAQNVASTIADIYGVTLSGTTGSTGTVGNGNTGSYKDPYYDAPAASYQSPFVTLLSVLVILFALKVIFSGIRYGMGGGFGPFFGFGLGYGLGSRRRRRPPYDDWGPGGPRGPRGPRPPRPPRGGGPRPPRGGGGFGGGSFGGGMGGGRSGGSFGGGSFHAGGGSFHGGGGGRGR
- the upp gene encoding uracil phosphoribosyltransferase; this encodes MTPMIVEHPLLQHKISLLRNKQTGTKEFRDLVGEIATLLCYEATRDLPLEEVEIETPITMAKTKVLAGRKLALVPILRAGMGMLDGMLTLLPAAKVGFIGLYRDETTLQPVEYFCKLPQDIAERDVLVLDPMLATGGSAIDAISQIKKHGAKRIKFIGLIAAPEGIEALHKAHPDVDIYLGAKDDHLNENGYIVPGLGDAGDRIYGTK
- the rpiB gene encoding ribose 5-phosphate isomerase B codes for the protein MAKPIALAADHGGFELKEAVKAHLDELGLEYIDFGTHSTASVDYPDMALPACDAVVSGQCSKALLFCGTGVGISMAANKVKGIRACCCSDSFSCEYTRRHNDANALCMGGRVVGPGLACQLVDLFLNTPFEGGRHANRIAKLMAIENR
- the tsaB gene encoding tRNA (adenosine(37)-N6)-threonylcarbamoyltransferase complex dimerization subunit type 1 TsaB codes for the protein MNILAVDTAGKTVGVALMQGDRLLYECYLDAGMTHSETLMPLIDGCLRLCGLTCKDIDLFGVNAGPGSFTGLRIGLAAVKGLAFPRETLCAPVSTLEALAAAHTGEGTVLCALDARRAQVYSAAFDLATHARLLDDDARAVADLAQFVENCKKPLFFVGDGASLCYNKYSNVPGVLCVPPALRGGRAAAVALVAKQMAERGEAVLPEALLPDYHRLSQAERERAERLAAEAAQNVKTDNGKD
- the tsaE gene encoding tRNA (adenosine(37)-N6)-threonylcarbamoyltransferase complex ATPase subunit type 1 TsaE, whose amino-acid sequence is MSQFITTSREETVALGRRLAAALPDGSLIAFTGGLGAGKTAFCEGLAEGLGCTDPVSSPTFAIVNYYRGPRPFAHFDLYRISTENDLCAAGFYDYLDQGAIVAAEWSENFADLLALEDPIRIHIERLDDTTRRITIEGVEL
- a CDS encoding C25 family cysteine peptidase — translated: MKAPVQRFLSALCALSFLLAALFPTAALAAGADDLAVSNTLTREDAAQMQEADSAVAALTDSGDFAALSRAERFAAAQAQLRQLAEQGLVSVRSIYIDEANGMVSFSYSCGVQGGILVDDPEEENAAVTLSQMPSVDLQEMSNAPRGNLGSAMIYYAFDNTVNSSRYPYYSYMKGFWTAMGLNTRIDTMVTVADLRRMDRYDLCILSAHGAYYTYARGLFRKLRTEPVILLTEESSMTRDLFYGFDLLTHRVIKINGRYCVTAGFFKNAYRFGQLKDTLVYSETCEFLGVDDSIDLSMANALLAGGASAVVGYVNNVYTVYSRSMLWDTVNYLILGQSIGQAVAHAQATYGTDDLVWYTAQGGKRPHAAAAYTMLLGDADAALPIIEEPADETPVQQAA